ACTCTTTTTAGAATGTCTCTTTCAGTTATTATTCCAATGGCTTCGCCTCTTTCCACTACGATTAAGCAGCCTATCTCAAAATCGTTCATAACTTCTACAGCCTTCTTCACGGTGACGTCAGCTTTCACAGTAACCAAGTCGGTAACCATAACATCCTTAACCTTCAATATCCGGTCTCCTCAAAGACAACTCATGTCACATACTTAAAAGCATTAGCTAATATCTAGTTCAAGGTTAGCATAGTCTATATATGGGAGTTTGTGGATAGTGAACGAAACCGTGTTAAAATAATATGGAGAAAATGAGAAATGGCTAAAATAGTTGTTTCGTACAAGATATTTCCGTCCGACGTAAATGTGGACTTCGAAAAGTTGAAGCAGACCATAGAGAAAAGCCTTCCAGCCGACGTTGAAGTTTACGGGTATGGAATTGAACCGATAGCGTTCGGCTTAAATGCGCTGATAGCCCACTTGATACTTCCGGAAGATAAAAGCGGAATACTGGAAAATCTTGAAGAATATTTGAAAAACATTCCAGAAATAAGCCAGATTCAAACGGTGATGGTTAGACGTACACATTAGGCGTTTATCACTTATCGCAAATTTGTAAACTTTATAAATTACCAAGCGTCCACAAAAAGGTGAGCAGCAATGAGCAGTAAGAATTCGGTTCCAGAAGTTCAATTGAAAGTTGCAGATGCTAGGCAAAGAGACGTAGGCAGAGGAATAGCAAGAATAGACCAGAAAACAATGCAAAAACTCGGAATAACCGCTGGAGACGTAATAGAAATTTACGGAAAGAGAAGAACATCAGCTATAGCATGGCCAGCATACTCTGAGGATCAAGGCAGAGAAATCATAAGAATGGACGGGTTCACCAGGAAAAACGCTGGAGTTGCAATAAACGAGTATGTGATTGTTAGGCCAGCCAAGGTGAAAGATGCTATAAGCGTAACTTTGTCTCCTGTTGACATGCGTCTAAATGTGGATGAAGACTTTACGCATTTTGTTAAAAACCGCCTTATGGAACGCACATTTACCGAAGGCGACACAACGCTCGTTATGATGCTTGGCCACGCAATCCCTTTCACAGTTGTTAAAACTCGCCCTCACGGAATAGTTCGCATAACTCATGACACACATTTACAAATATTAAATGAGCCAGCCCCAGAGGCTAGAGGAGTACCAAGAACAACCTATGAGGATATAGGAGGACTACATGAGGAAATACAGAGAATAAGAGAAATGGTTGAACTTCCGTTGAGACATCCAGAACTCTTCCAAAGACTTGGAATAGACCCGCCTAAAGGCGTTTTACTGTACGGTCCACCAGGCTGCGGAAAAACCTTACTTGCAAGAGCAGTTGCAAACGAGAGCGAAGCCAACTTCTTCTCAATCAACGGACCGGAAATTATGAGCAAGTTTTACGGCGAATCCGAAGCTAGGCTTAGAGAAATCTTCCAGCAAGCCCAGCAAAACGCCCCAAGCATAATCTTCATCGACGAACTCGACGCAATTGCACCTAAACGCGAAGAGGTCACAGGAGAAGTTGAAAGACGAGTTGTCGCACAGTTACTCGCCCTAATGGACGGCTTAGCCGCCAGAGGAAACGTAATCGTAATAGGCGCAACCAACAGACCGGACGCCCTAGATCCAGCCCTAAGAAGACCTGGCAGGTTCGACCGCGAAATAGAAATAGGCGTTCCAGACAAGCAGGCACGATATGAGATTCTGCAGATTCACACTCGAGGAATGCCCTTAGCAGAAGATGTTGACTTGAAGAAATTAGCAGAAATTACGCATGGCTATACTGGCGCCGATTTGGCTGCGCTTTGCAGAGAAACAGCCATGAAAGCTTTGAGGCGGTACTTGCCAGAAATAAACCTTGAGGAGGAAAGAATTCCGCCGAGTGTCCTTGAAAAAATGGAAGTCCGCATGGAAGACTTCTTAAACGCCTACAAGGAGATTACGCCTACTGCCATGCGTGAAGTATACATAGAAGTCCCCACAGTGCATTGGGAAGACATTGGAGGACTAGAAGACGTTAAAAGAGAGCTAAGGGAAGCCGTTGAATGGCCTCTGAAGAACCCCGAAGTCTTCAAACGGTTCGGCATTCGACCGCCTAAAGGAATACTTCTTTATGGCCCTCCAGGCTGCGGGAAGACTTTGCTTGCAAGAGCAGTTGCAACTGAGTCTGAAGCTAACTTCATAACGATTAAAGGGCCTGAAGTCTTTTCGAAGTGGGTTGGCGAGTCGGAGAAAGCCATCAGAGAAGTTTTCCGCAAGGCCAGAATGGCTGCTCCAGCCATAATATTCTTTGACGAGTTTGATTCCCTTGTGCCCAAGCGTGGCATGGGCTTCGGCGACAGCGGAGTAACTGAGCGTGTTATAAGCCAGCTTCTAACTGAAATGGACGGTATAATGCGGCTAGAAGACGTTGTAGTTATTGCAGCTACAAATAGGCCTGACATAATTGACCCGGCGGTTCTGAGGCCCGGCCGTTTTGATAGGCTTATCTTTGTGCCGGCTCCAGACGAGAAGGGTAGACTTGAAATTTTCAAGATTTACACGAAGAATATGCCCTTGGCCAAGGACGTTAGCCTTGAAGAACTTGCTAAGGCTACTAATGGCTATAGCGGAGCTGACATTGAAGCCTTATGTAGGGAAGCAGCCCTAAACGCTTTAAGAAGAGACATAAACGCCAAGGAAGTTACTAAAGCAGATTTTGACTCTGCAATGGAGAAGATTGGCCCAAGCATTAGGCCTGAAATCGTCGAGTGGTATAAGAGCTTTATGCGTCAAGTGAGAAGAATTCAGAAACCACCGCCTCTTGTGGCGTAGCCTTCAGGGATCTTTCCCTTCAATCCTTTCTTAAATTACATAATTCTTTAATATGCAAAGGTAGAAGCTAGATTGGAATTTGAATGATTGACATCGTTGTAATCTTCTACACTATTGCTGTCATCATGTTTTTGAGTTTCATCGGAGAAGTCGTTTCCCGGAAGGCTCTTATTCCAAACGTAATTTTGCTCATACTTTTAGGTATAGTTTGCGGGCCTGTTCTTCATCTTTTCGAATATGATGCTTTAGTCAGTATGGTTCCGCTGGTTGCCCCCCTCACAATAGCCTTCATAGGTTTCGAGGCTGGCTTAAAAATGGATTTTTACGAAGCCATTGAGCAAAGTCGAAGGGCTGTAATACTTTCTGTCATAGGATTCGTTCTAACATTGGTGATAGTAGGTCTCTTTCTTCGTTATGTTTGCGGGTTAGAATGGGCTTATGCATTTATGCTGTCTTCTGCTTGGAGCGGAGTTAACACAGCCACGGTCAATGCTGTCTGCAACTACTTAAAACTGAAGGAGAAAACACGTACAACCCTTACAATTTCCTCGCTTGTCGACGACGCCATCGTTCTAGTTTCGACACTGATTATTTTAAACTTCATCCTTTTGGGGGAAATAGGCTTCAGAGAAAGCGTACTCACATTAACTTCCAACTTTTGCATATCAATTTTAATCGGTGTAACATTGGGTTTAGCTTGGATGAACATTCTTTACTTCTTCAGAAAGGCTAAATATACCTACACTTTCACTTTAGCGGCAATTCTTTTTGTATATTCAGTGACGGAGACACTGGGCGGAACAGGAGGAATAGCAGTTTTCCTTTTCGGGCTAATCCTTGGAAATTCCGTTTCTATCTCGTCAGCTTTGAAACTGCGGCTTAAAAAGCCTGAACTTTCAAATTTAACTCAGTTAATAGAGAATTTCCACTCAGAATTAACGTTTATAATATATTCTTTCTTTTTCACTTTCATAGGTTTAATCTACGTATTTACTGGGCTTTCTGAACTTCTCTCTGGATTAGCCATAGGTTTTCTTCTTCATGCTGCAAGATTGTTGGCTGTTAAAATCGGAACAGTTGGAAGCCCTTTGACTTCTGATTTTCCAGCTATAGGACTTATAGTTGGAAAGGGCGTAGCCTCGGCTGCGATGAGCACTTTACCGCTGGCTTACAGTCTTCCAAACGCAACATTTTATACAAGTATAGCCCTAAACGTTATACTCTTCACAAATCTAATCTCGATTCTGCTTCCATTAATATTTGCCAAAGCTTCATCCTAGCCTAACTAAAATGTTTATTTATGCAAAGAATTTACTGAATTAATGAAAATTAGGAGAGTTATTTGTTTGAGTAAAGTAAAATTGAAAAGGCTTTCCGCAATTTCACTTATTGCCCTAAGTTTCTTTTTGCTATCCTACTTCTCAGCCGAGCTAATTCTTGCTTGGTGTTCATTGAGGTGTCTCCCTTATGGGTAACTGCAATTTTAGCTTTATTCATATTTAAAAGGTTAAATGTTGAAGAAATCCATTAAACTTGGAGGTTTCGAAGCTGGAGTACATGGCAAAATGCACTAAATGTTCAGCCCTTTCGTCGAACCCGTTGGATTATAGATGTGGTTGTGGTTCTCCTTTTGAAATGGATGTGAAAGTCGTATTTGAAAAGGCAAAGATAAGAGTTCATGATTACAGTTTTTGGCGTTATAGGGCGTTTTTCCCTTACATAAACGAACATACAATTGTAAGTCTCGGCGAGGGCTGGACTCCACTTGTCAAGTTCAGCGGAAACGTTTATTTTAAGCTTGATTTCCTGAATCCAACCGGGTCGTTTAAAGACAGAGGTTCAACCGCCCTAATTTCAGCAATTCACAAACAAGTTAAAAAGGCGAGTGGCTATGTTTCAGAGGACTCATCGGGAAATGCTGGCGCTTCGATTGCTGCCTATGCTGCCAGAGCCGGTCTAAAGGCTAAAATATTCGTTCCAGCGGAAGTTTCCGGCCAAAAGTTTAATCAAATACTCTTCTATGGTGCAGAAGTTGAAAGAGTTGAAGGCGAGAGAAGCAAGGTTGCAGCTGAGGCTCAAAAGCCGGAAA
Above is a genomic segment from Candidatus Bathyarchaeota archaeon containing:
- a CDS encoding elongation factor 1-beta: MAKIVVSYKIFPSDVNVDFEKLKQTIEKSLPADVEVYGYGIEPIAFGLNALIAHLILPEDKSGILENLEEYLKNIPEISQIQTVMVRRTH
- a CDS encoding CDC48 family AAA ATPase — encoded protein: MSSKNSVPEVQLKVADARQRDVGRGIARIDQKTMQKLGITAGDVIEIYGKRRTSAIAWPAYSEDQGREIIRMDGFTRKNAGVAINEYVIVRPAKVKDAISVTLSPVDMRLNVDEDFTHFVKNRLMERTFTEGDTTLVMMLGHAIPFTVVKTRPHGIVRITHDTHLQILNEPAPEARGVPRTTYEDIGGLHEEIQRIREMVELPLRHPELFQRLGIDPPKGVLLYGPPGCGKTLLARAVANESEANFFSINGPEIMSKFYGESEARLREIFQQAQQNAPSIIFIDELDAIAPKREEVTGEVERRVVAQLLALMDGLAARGNVIVIGATNRPDALDPALRRPGRFDREIEIGVPDKQARYEILQIHTRGMPLAEDVDLKKLAEITHGYTGADLAALCRETAMKALRRYLPEINLEEERIPPSVLEKMEVRMEDFLNAYKEITPTAMREVYIEVPTVHWEDIGGLEDVKRELREAVEWPLKNPEVFKRFGIRPPKGILLYGPPGCGKTLLARAVATESEANFITIKGPEVFSKWVGESEKAIREVFRKARMAAPAIIFFDEFDSLVPKRGMGFGDSGVTERVISQLLTEMDGIMRLEDVVVIAATNRPDIIDPAVLRPGRFDRLIFVPAPDEKGRLEIFKIYTKNMPLAKDVSLEELAKATNGYSGADIEALCREAALNALRRDINAKEVTKADFDSAMEKIGPSIRPEIVEWYKSFMRQVRRIQKPPPLVA
- a CDS encoding cation:proton antiporter; translation: MIDIVVIFYTIAVIMFLSFIGEVVSRKALIPNVILLILLGIVCGPVLHLFEYDALVSMVPLVAPLTIAFIGFEAGLKMDFYEAIEQSRRAVILSVIGFVLTLVIVGLFLRYVCGLEWAYAFMLSSAWSGVNTATVNAVCNYLKLKEKTRTTLTISSLVDDAIVLVSTLIILNFILLGEIGFRESVLTLTSNFCISILIGVTLGLAWMNILYFFRKAKYTYTFTLAAILFVYSVTETLGGTGGIAVFLFGLILGNSVSISSALKLRLKKPELSNLTQLIENFHSELTFIIYSFFFTFIGLIYVFTGLSELLSGLAIGFLLHAARLLAVKIGTVGSPLTSDFPAIGLIVGKGVASAAMSTLPLAYSLPNATFYTSIALNVILFTNLISILLPLIFAKASS